Proteins encoded within one genomic window of Bacteroidales bacterium:
- a CDS encoding CcmD family protein, with the protein MESINVVIIVLSVVFVGIAVFLFAIDKKVGKLEKKITENHHE; encoded by the coding sequence ATGGAAAGTATAAATGTTGTAATAATTGTTTTATCGGTTGTTTTCGTTGGGATAGCTGTATTCCTGTTTGCGATCGATAAAAAAGTAGGAAAGCTTGAAAAGAAAATAACGGAGAATCATCATGAGTAA
- the rpmB gene encoding 50S ribosomal protein L28 has translation MARVCEITGKKVIVGNKVSHSNNKTKRKFYPNLQEKKFFIPEENKWITLKVSAAGIRTISKNGISVAVKDARQKGFLKK, from the coding sequence ATGGCAAGAGTTTGTGAAATTACCGGAAAGAAAGTTATAGTAGGAAACAAAGTTTCTCATTCTAACAATAAAACCAAAAGAAAATTTTATCCTAACCTCCAGGAAAAGAAGTTCTTTATCCCTGAAGAAAATAAATGGATAACATTAAAAGTTTCTGCAGCAGGAATTCGTACTATTAGTAAAAATGGTATTTCTGTAGCTGTTAAAGATGCTCGTCAAAAAGGCTTTTTGAAAAAATAA
- a CDS encoding cytochrome c maturation protein CcmE has protein sequence MSKFRIIGIIVLIIAIAIVIITVYDADTYSDFADAAKHKGKTVQIIGKLDRQKKITYDSTLNNLSLRFTMIDKKNNSEDVIYYGTKPRDFERLDEVVVTGHMNDSVFVAEDMLLKCPSKYTNSPDSVSKFEGKK, from the coding sequence ATGAGTAAATTCCGCATAATAGGTATAATCGTTTTAATTATTGCAATAGCAATTGTGATAATAACCGTTTATGATGCCGATACATATTCCGATTTTGCTGATGCAGCTAAGCATAAAGGTAAGACCGTTCAGATAATTGGCAAACTCGACAGGCAGAAAAAGATCACTTACGATTCCACACTGAATAATTTATCGCTGCGCTTCACGATGATAGATAAAAAAAATAATTCGGAAGATGTAATTTATTACGGAACCAAACCCCGCGATTTTGAACGGCTTGATGAAGTAGTGGTAACCGGACATATGAACGATAGTGTTTTTGTTGCCGAAGATATGCTTTTGAAATGTCCTTCAAAATACACTAACAGCCCGGATAGTGTAAGTAAGTTTGAAGGGAAGAAATAA
- a CDS encoding MBL fold metallo-hydrolase, giving the protein MKIQFFGAAREVTGSKHLITLDSGKTILLDCGLFQGKGLETENENRNLGFYAPNIDYLILSHAHIDHSGEIPFLVNSGFHGTIISNHATRDLCAIMLADSGRIHESDTKHHNKKRALQGLPPVEPLYTQKDAEAAMQYFVSISYNKIFNVCDEVKLKFTDAGHILGSSVVNLTINENGKETKIAFTGDLGRLHSRILRSPQPFPQADILITESTYGDRLHSAYEEAEQDLLLIVLETCFQKKGKLIIPSFSVGRTQELLYALNKLSFSGKMPTIPVYVDSPLSVNATNIMKMHPECFNSEILAFMKDDPDPFGFNGLRYVQTEDDSKKLNSLKDPCIIISASGMMEAGRVKHHLANNIENKKNTILVVGYCAPTTLGARIRNGDKEVSIYGVKHQVRADVKILESYSAHGDYKEMLETLKCQDPKKIKKVFVVHGEYETQKVYAEKLKAEGFNNIEIPEKAVEYSL; this is encoded by the coding sequence ATGAAGATACAATTTTTTGGTGCAGCACGCGAGGTTACGGGTAGCAAGCATTTGATAACTTTAGATAGCGGTAAGACCATTTTACTTGACTGTGGTCTGTTCCAGGGGAAAGGTTTGGAGACTGAAAATGAAAACAGGAACCTGGGATTTTACGCTCCTAATATTGATTATTTAATATTGTCGCATGCTCATATCGATCATAGCGGGGAAATACCTTTTCTTGTTAATAGCGGTTTTCACGGAACCATAATTTCCAATCATGCTACACGCGATTTATGTGCAATAATGCTTGCCGACAGCGGACGAATTCATGAAAGTGATACGAAGCATCATAATAAAAAACGTGCACTCCAGGGATTGCCACCGGTTGAGCCACTGTATACACAAAAAGATGCAGAAGCTGCAATGCAATATTTTGTAAGTATTTCGTATAATAAGATTTTTAATGTTTGTGATGAAGTAAAATTAAAATTTACTGATGCAGGTCATATTCTTGGTAGTTCGGTTGTAAACCTTACAATCAATGAGAATGGAAAAGAAACTAAAATTGCATTTACCGGCGATTTGGGAAGATTACACAGCCGCATACTTCGCTCACCGCAACCGTTTCCGCAAGCCGATATTTTAATTACAGAATCCACATACGGCGACAGGCTACATAGCGCTTATGAAGAAGCAGAACAGGATTTATTGTTAATTGTTCTTGAAACTTGTTTTCAGAAAAAAGGTAAACTGATCATTCCCTCATTCAGTGTGGGACGTACACAGGAACTTCTTTATGCATTGAACAAACTTTCGTTCAGCGGAAAAATGCCGACCATCCCGGTTTATGTGGATAGCCCGCTTTCGGTCAACGCAACGAATATTATGAAAATGCATCCCGAATGTTTCAACAGCGAAATTCTTGCCTTCATGAAAGACGATCCCGATCCCTTTGGATTCAACGGACTGCGCTATGTTCAAACAGAAGATGATTCTAAAAAACTGAATAGCCTTAAAGACCCTTGTATTATTATTTCAGCATCGGGCATGATGGAAGCCGGACGTGTAAAACATCACCTGGCAAACAATATTGAAAATAAAAAGAATACCATTCTTGTTGTTGGGTATTGTGCACCTACCACACTCGGGGCAAGAATCAGAAATGGGGATAAAGAAGTTTCAATATATGGCGTTAAGCACCAGGTCAGGGCCGATGTAAAAATTCTTGAATCGTATAGTGCTCATGGTGATTACAAAGAAATGCTTGAAACATTGAAATGCCAGGATCCCAAAAAGATAAAAAAAGTTTTTGTTGTTCACGGCGAATATGAAACACAAAAAGTATATGCAGAAAAATTAAAAGCAGAAGGGTTTAATAATATTGAAATCCCTGAAAAAGCTGTAGAATATTCGTTATAA
- a CDS encoding heme exporter protein CcmB, which yields MFKQVYTLIAKDLRIELRQRFAINSVLLYVFSAVFFTYLSLQNIDGISFKILNAVFWIILTFTSVNAVSKSFIQETESRRHYYFSLAKANAVLVSKMIYNTVLVLIISLLCFFVFALFLSFSPENIELFMMALVLGSIGYSSILTMVSAIAAKTNANFALVAVLSFPLILPLLLLLIKITNMPGSYTFYDSFRYLLILLFLDVIIWALSLLLFPYVWRD from the coding sequence ATGTTTAAACAGGTATATACACTGATAGCAAAAGATCTCAGGATTGAGCTGAGGCAGCGTTTTGCAATAAACAGTGTGTTGCTTTATGTTTTTTCGGCAGTGTTTTTTACTTACCTTTCATTACAAAATATCGATGGGATTAGTTTCAAAATCCTGAATGCAGTGTTTTGGATCATATTAACGTTTACCTCGGTAAATGCGGTTTCTAAAAGTTTTATCCAGGAAACGGAAAGCCGCAGGCATTATTATTTTTCGCTGGCAAAAGCCAATGCAGTACTGGTTTCAAAAATGATTTACAATACTGTTCTTGTTTTGATCATTTCACTTTTATGTTTTTTTGTATTTGCTTTATTCCTTTCGTTTTCTCCTGAAAACATTGAATTATTTATGATGGCATTGGTGCTGGGAAGCATTGGTTATTCTTCAATACTGACAATGGTTTCAGCAATAGCTGCAAAAACCAACGCAAACTTTGCATTAGTCGCAGTGTTGAGTTTTCCTTTAATATTGCCGCTATTATTGCTGCTTATTAAAATTACTAATATGCCCGGGTCATATACATTTTACGATTCATTTCGTTATTTGCTTATTCTTTTATTTCTTGATGTGATAATCTGGGCATTATCATTATTATTATTTCCTTACGTATGGAGAGATTAA
- the ccsA gene encoding cytochrome c biogenesis protein CcsA yields the protein MKGLWWKILSVVLILYSIVAGFTVTVPDIGNLGETIRNIFFHVCMWFAMIVMFAVSVVNSVRYLSSGKLYHDMIACESVNVGVVFGILGIITGTIWAKFTWGQWWLNDPKLNGAAVALIAYFAYFILRDAIPEGIKRARIAAVYNIFSFVLTVLFMFILPKLSSGSIHPGDGANSDIPVFTMSRNMALVFFPAAAGWILFAIWILSVRIRIIKIKNSVNN from the coding sequence ATGAAAGGACTTTGGTGGAAAATATTATCTGTTGTTCTGATACTTTATTCTATAGTTGCGGGTTTCACTGTAACAGTTCCCGATATCGGAAACCTGGGCGAGACCATAAGGAATATTTTCTTTCATGTGTGCATGTGGTTTGCAATGATTGTGATGTTTGCTGTTTCGGTGGTGAACAGTGTTCGTTATTTATCATCAGGAAAATTATATCATGATATGATTGCTTGCGAATCGGTGAATGTGGGCGTGGTTTTCGGAATTTTGGGAATTATTACCGGAACGATATGGGCCAAATTCACATGGGGGCAATGGTGGCTTAATGACCCTAAACTTAATGGCGCTGCAGTGGCGTTAATAGCGTATTTCGCTTATTTTATTTTGCGTGATGCAATACCGGAAGGAATTAAAAGAGCACGAATTGCAGCAGTTTATAATATTTTTTCATTTGTGTTGACGGTCTTATTCATGTTCATTCTTCCTAAATTATCATCAGGTTCTATACATCCTGGCGATGGTGCCAATTCAGATATTCCTGTTTTTACTATGAGCAGAAATATGGCGCTGGTATTTTTCCCTGCAGCAGCAGGTTGGATACTTTTTGCAATATGGATATTGAGTGTAAGGATAAGAATAATTAAAATAAAAAATTCAGTAAACAATTAA